Proteins from a genomic interval of Nitrospina gracilis Nb-211:
- a CDS encoding YjgN family protein, which yields MSQYVSLNSWDGNDINRAAFRLATMFALTQKEAGQIVKQVKKGIPWRFADPLDNQSAQNVNRYLSSQGFSVELIPVESNGDGATAAMGNDTAMIPSSMEETAHATYGGGMPRDDADMDAFDAATDWDEGFDEAPPADTATDEAMVAEGPQKMYKVEFHGVGGELFRIMFVNTILTILTLGIYSFWAKTKVRKYTLEHTSFNKDYFAYHGTGAELFRGAAFFSLILIIVGVGSAALQMYLGPGSREIVEPAVGLVILLLIPALMVGAYRYRLTRTSLRNIRFSFRGKRGQAMLNYFVGYLMTLFTVGLYYPFFLAKIKKFWVENSHFGNQAFHYTGQGKDLFGQFLLFVLLFPLTAGLNIPWWQAYLSRYNWSHTHFGSGSFKFTASGWEMFKLQFGNLLILVFTLGIGFAWVICRRQQFLAKHLSFEGAIDMNRVIQDMQKSGAFSEGGLDALDIPLDFG from the coding sequence ATGAGCCAATACGTCAGCCTCAATTCCTGGGACGGCAACGACATCAACCGCGCCGCCTTCCGCCTGGCCACGATGTTTGCCCTGACGCAAAAAGAAGCGGGGCAGATCGTCAAGCAGGTCAAAAAGGGAATCCCATGGCGGTTCGCCGATCCGCTCGACAATCAAAGCGCTCAAAACGTGAACCGCTACCTGTCCAGCCAGGGATTTTCCGTGGAGTTGATTCCGGTCGAAAGCAACGGCGATGGCGCCACCGCGGCGATGGGAAATGATACGGCCATGATCCCGAGTTCGATGGAAGAGACGGCGCACGCCACTTACGGCGGCGGCATGCCGCGGGACGATGCGGACATGGACGCGTTTGACGCCGCTACGGACTGGGATGAAGGCTTTGACGAAGCGCCCCCCGCCGATACCGCCACCGACGAAGCGATGGTGGCGGAGGGACCGCAAAAAATGTACAAGGTGGAGTTCCACGGCGTCGGCGGTGAACTGTTCCGCATCATGTTCGTCAACACCATCCTCACCATCCTCACCTTGGGCATCTATTCATTCTGGGCGAAGACCAAGGTGCGCAAATACACCCTGGAACACACCTCCTTCAACAAGGATTACTTTGCATACCACGGCACCGGCGCGGAGTTGTTCCGTGGCGCGGCATTCTTCTCCCTCATTCTGATCATCGTGGGTGTCGGAAGCGCCGCCCTGCAGATGTACCTCGGCCCCGGCTCGCGGGAAATCGTCGAGCCCGCCGTAGGTCTGGTGATCCTGCTGTTGATCCCGGCACTCATGGTCGGCGCGTACCGCTACCGTCTCACCCGCACCTCGCTTCGCAACATCCGCTTTTCATTCCGCGGCAAGCGCGGCCAGGCGATGCTGAACTACTTCGTCGGTTACCTGATGACGCTGTTCACGGTGGGCCTGTACTACCCGTTCTTCCTCGCCAAGATCAAAAAGTTCTGGGTCGAAAACTCGCACTTCGGCAACCAGGCGTTTCATTACACCGGGCAGGGCAAGGACCTCTTCGGCCAATTCCTGCTGTTCGTGTTGCTGTTTCCGCTGACGGCTGGCCTCAACATTCCCTGGTGGCAGGCGTACCTTTCGCGTTACAACTGGAGCCACACGCACTTCGGAAGCGGCTCGTTCAAATTCACCGCAAGCGGCTGGGAAATGTTCAAACTCCAGTTCGGCAATCTGCTGATCCTGGTCTTCACGCTGGGCATCGGGTTTGCCTGGGTGATCTGCCGGCGTCAGCAGTTCCTGGCGAAACACCTGTCCTTTGAAGGCGCCATCGACATGAACCGGGTGATCCAGGACATGCAGAAAAGCGGCGCGTTCAGCGAAGGCGGACTCGACGCGCTGGACATCCCACTCGATTTCGGTTGA
- a CDS encoding M48 family metallopeptidase, which yields MAATPAAFRAWYYDGRTANKHPVLIRATPQSLTLRFKNGQEIDWPYPQIRLSPSGKGKKSVHLERTTGDPAQSVTEQLLVEDTTFLEQVEAIAPNALGSFWSRPKHASSRRILLWLAVVAIPFLLYGVWTLAIPAMADRVAENVPVEWEVKLGDTVYESLFRGAPQTAVGTQKQMLDAISERLLATVPDQPYDFRVSIHPSNQINALALPGGIVVVFQGLLNQTESAEELAGVLAHEFQHVLHRHSTRGIIRQLASGMLLSMMVGDTNSVMSGVLQTAGELDSLRFSRSMETEADREGMKMIIAARIDPKGMVRVFEKLEKEEKKLLEMVQDETGNVPEWTQYLSTHPAAGNRVKMLEKMSAGNGAPPQPLLPDADWSTMHKKSSTPPQQKTKEP from the coding sequence ATGGCGGCCACCCCGGCGGCTTTCCGGGCCTGGTATTACGACGGCCGGACGGCCAACAAACATCCCGTACTCATCCGCGCCACGCCCCAGTCCCTGACCCTGCGTTTTAAAAACGGGCAGGAAATCGATTGGCCGTACCCGCAGATTCGATTGTCCCCGTCCGGTAAAGGCAAAAAGTCCGTCCACCTGGAGCGCACCACCGGAGACCCGGCCCAGTCCGTTACCGAACAGTTGCTGGTGGAAGACACCACCTTCCTCGAGCAGGTGGAAGCCATCGCCCCGAACGCGCTGGGCAGTTTCTGGTCCCGGCCGAAGCACGCTTCCAGCCGCCGCATCCTGCTGTGGCTGGCGGTGGTGGCCATTCCCTTTCTGCTGTACGGGGTGTGGACGCTCGCCATCCCGGCCATGGCGGACCGCGTGGCCGAGAACGTACCGGTGGAGTGGGAGGTGAAGCTGGGCGACACGGTGTACGAATCGCTTTTCCGCGGGGCCCCGCAGACCGCCGTGGGCACGCAGAAACAGATGCTGGACGCCATCTCCGAACGCCTGCTGGCCACGGTGCCGGACCAGCCTTACGACTTCCGCGTGTCGATCCATCCCTCCAACCAGATCAACGCGCTGGCCCTGCCGGGCGGCATCGTGGTGGTGTTTCAGGGACTGCTCAACCAGACCGAGTCGGCGGAAGAACTGGCGGGCGTTCTCGCCCATGAGTTCCAACACGTGTTGCACCGCCACTCGACTCGCGGTATCATCCGCCAACTGGCTTCCGGCATGCTTCTCTCCATGATGGTGGGCGACACCAACAGCGTGATGAGCGGTGTTCTGCAGACGGCGGGCGAACTGGACAGCCTGCGCTTCAGCCGAAGCATGGAAACCGAAGCGGACCGGGAAGGCATGAAAATGATAATCGCCGCGCGCATCGATCCCAAAGGCATGGTGCGCGTGTTCGAGAAACTGGAAAAGGAAGAAAAGAAACTGCTTGAAATGGTGCAGGACGAGACAGGAAACGTTCCTGAGTGGACGCAGTACCTCTCCACCCACCCCGCCGCCGGCAACCGGGTGAAGATGCTGGAGAAGATGTCCGCCGGCAACGGCGCCCCGCCCCAACCGCTCCTGCCGGATGCGGACTGGAGCACCATGCACAAGAAATCATCAACCCCCCCACAGCAAAAAACCAAAGAACCGTAA